The following is a genomic window from Deltaproteobacteria bacterium.
GAAACCCGGCCAGCCCGTCGTGTATGACCGGTGCGTACAGCTGTTCGGCAGACGTAGTGAAGACCATCCTCACCTCATATCCGTCGAGGATAAGCCGGCGAAGCTGGTTCACAACCTCGCCCATTCCGACGGTAGCTCCCGAAAAAACCGCCAGCACAATTCCCTTACTGCCATCGGCGCCTACGATCGCGGCCACTTTTCCGACAACCTCATTGACGATATTCTGTATGATGCGCCCATCCATGATAAGAACCTAGGCCATCTTCCCACTTGACCGCATTGACATGGAGGACACCTGTTCATCGAAGCAGGTCAGGGCGATTCCAAGAGGTGTCACCAGCAGTGGATTACAGGGCTGTACAACCTCCAGGCCCGTCTGGTCCTGCATCACCTGGGCGATACCTGGAAAGCAGCTGGTGCCCCCCACCAGATAGATCGTCTCAATCGAGGGAAACCCTGTTAAGTGGCGCTTTACAATGGAACCCATTTTCTCGAAAACCGGTCGGACAAGGTGGATGATCTCCATCTGCCGGGTGGTATCGCGTTTGAGTTTCTCCGCCAGGTGGGAGTCTATTTTAAAGTTGCCCGCAAGGACCAGATCCACGTGGATGCCGCCCGTCGGTTCATCGGCTGAATATATAACCTCTCCACCCTCCAGGATGGAGATCCCCGTCGTTCCCCCACCGACATCAACCACGGCGCCATCCATGATTTCCAAAGCCCGTGAGGCTGCGCTTGGTTCATCCATCATGCCGACCACTTCCAGCCCGGCCGCCTCCAGAATATTGGAAAATGCCCTGGCATTCGGCCCGGAGGTACCGGGCGGGTAGGCGACCGCGGCAGACCGAATGGGATAGCCGCCTTCCTGAAGGTCCTTCACCTGCCGGCGCAGGATCGCAACAGCTCCCAGGTAATCGAACACCAGCCCGTCCCGGACACTTGAATGGCTGCGGGTGAGCGCTCCAGCCACCGGATTTCTTTCGGCATCCACCACCGCCGTCACGATGTATGCTGTGCCAAGATCAACGCCTGCGGACAGGGGTCCATCGACTCCCCGCTTACCGTTCAGGTCCAGAGACAATGCGAAGGCATTTATCCTTCCATTTGCCGTTTCGTTGACATGGTTTGACAGGTTCCGGTTCACACTTCTTTTCCTGTGAGGCGCTGCAAACTGGTTTCCGCGGCACTGGTAGCCCGTTCAACATCAGACTGTTTTCCACCGAGGTATAGGCGACCCACCGCACCGTAGGTCCTGCAATCCACAAGGGTGATGCGTGAGTTTTTTTCCGCCTCGTTGGCCGCGAGTGTAATGTAGGCCGCGGGTTGAACTTCCAGGATGTAAAGATCCTGCCCCGGAAGCAGCATCGAGCTGAGGCGTGAAACGTTGACCATCTGGGCGTGATAGGGGTTGACCTTGTGGATCACCTGAGAACTGAGGATCTTCGGTTTGATCCGGTCCTCGATCTTCAGTCCAAGTGTCTTCAGAACCGCTTGACCGGCGTGCTTCACCTCCTCCTGGGTCTGGGCGTGAAATTCCAGAACACCAAAGTGTCTTTCCACCACCATCATTCCAGGCTGGACGTTGGCCGATTTGAGGGCCGCGTCGGTCACATCGTTTATCTTGACCCCTGGAGATATCTCCACCAGGATTGCAGCCATCCCCGGAACAGGAATATAACCCCGGGCATTGGCCCCCATATAGGCGGCAAACTGGGGCTGTAATCGATCCAGGTACACGTATGAACGTAGTTCCACTGTCATTTTTCTCTCCTTGCCGAACTATCGCCCGGCTTTCCCCTGGTCCTTTTTCCCGCAGCTCCACTCTTGCGGCCTGAAGTCTTACGGCCTGTTTTTCTTGGAGTGCTTTTTTTCCCGGCTCCTGTGGAATCCGGATCAGGTTTTTCTTTAGCAGCAGTCACGGCAACCTCGATCTCCATGGAAGCCGATTCCGCTTCGGGTTCCACGGCCGGTTCGTCTGAACTCTTCTCAGAGGGCTCAGGCTCTTCCTGCACCTTTTCGAGCTCATCCGGAGCAGTGGGCGCGGACGGTTTGATTGGAATCTGATCGTCCGGCCGGGGGATCACGTGACTGGCAGTGAGAGTACCGATCTTTTCAGCCGCCGCGGTTCCCGCAGCCACCGCGGCCTGCACTGCTCCAACGTCACCGAGAAACTTGACCGTAACCAGCCCCTCCAGTGTTATTTCGTATCCGAGGAAAACCACATCGGCTGACTTCGTGGCCGCATCCGCCGCTTCAATGGCGGCTGTGTATCCCATGGTTTCGATAAGACCAAGGCTTCGTTTTTTCATTGGACGCCTCTACCTTTCCAGTTCAATTTTGACAACCCGCCCCGGGATGCATGTTACGCGTACATCCCGCCTGATGGACTTTTTGCGAGGCCATCAATTTTAGCTATGGCTTCTCTGACCAGCTGTTCCAACTGCTCCTGGGAAAACTTGATGGGACAAAAAGCATCCGGCTCGCCATCAGATCCGTCGGCGAGGATCATGGGATTGCCCTTCACCAGACGCGCTGCGTT
Proteins encoded in this region:
- the eutJ gene encoding ethanolamine utilization protein EutJ, producing MSNHVNETANGRINAFALSLDLNGKRGVDGPLSAGVDLGTAYIVTAVVDAERNPVAGALTRSHSSVRDGLVFDYLGAVAILRRQVKDLQEGGYPIRSAAVAYPPGTSGPNARAFSNILEAAGLEVVGMMDEPSAASRALEIMDGAVVDVGGGTTGISILEGGEVIYSADEPTGGIHVDLVLAGNFKIDSHLAEKLKRDTTRQMEIIHLVRPVFEKMGSIVKRHLTGFPSIETIYLVGGTSCFPGIAQVMQDQTGLEVVQPCNPLLVTPLGIALTCFDEQVSSMSMRSSGKMA
- a CDS encoding BMC domain-containing protein; translation: MKKRSLGLIETMGYTAAIEAADAATKSADVVFLGYEITLEGLVTVKFLGDVGAVQAAVAAGTAAAEKIGTLTASHVIPRPDDQIPIKPSAPTAPDELEKVQEEPEPSEKSSDEPAVEPEAESASMEIEVAVTAAKEKPDPDSTGAGKKSTPRKTGRKTSGRKSGAAGKRTRGKPGDSSARREK